The following coding sequences are from one Novosphingobium sp. KACC 22771 window:
- a CDS encoding cytochrome c oxidase assembly protein, giving the protein MVSLTPPAPQNRNRRVAMIAAGVALGMAGLGYASVPLYRIFCQATGFGGTPQRASEAQAAGVKIAAGRTMSVRFDGNVDPGMPWQFRPRQTTQTVAIGARTLAVFEAHNNSDKPITGAASFNVSPDEAARYFTKVACFCFTQQTLQPGQSVAMPVSYYVDPKILEDKDLRHLEQITLSYTFHRVPGA; this is encoded by the coding sequence ATGGTCAGCCTGACCCCGCCCGCGCCGCAAAACCGCAACCGCCGCGTGGCGATGATCGCGGCGGGCGTGGCGCTGGGAATGGCGGGTCTGGGTTATGCCTCGGTGCCGCTTTATCGCATATTCTGTCAGGCCACCGGCTTTGGCGGCACGCCCCAGCGGGCCAGCGAGGCGCAGGCGGCAGGGGTAAAGATTGCGGCGGGGCGCACGATGTCGGTACGCTTTGACGGCAATGTCGATCCCGGCATGCCATGGCAATTCCGCCCGCGCCAGACCACGCAGACGGTCGCCATCGGCGCGCGCACGCTGGCGGTTTTCGAGGCGCATAACAATTCGGACAAGCCGATCACCGGGGCGGCCAGCTTCAACGTCTCACCCGACGAGGCGGCGCGCTATTTTACCAAGGTGGCCTGCTTCTGCTTTACCCAGCAGACGTTGCAACCGGGGCAAAGCGTGGCCATGCCGGTCAGCTATTACGTCGATCCCAAGATCCTGGAGGACAAAGACCTGCGGCATCTTGAGCAGATCACCTTGAGCTATACATTCCACCGCGTACCGGGGGCATAA
- a CDS encoding heme o synthase yields MSIPPVKTGAKPAVRQPADWRDFFALTKPRVMTLVIFTGLCGLLAAPGHINPVIGFATILCIAVGAGGAAALNQWWEADIDAGMKRTAKRPLPAGRMDRESARDFGMALSGLSVLTMGLAAGWICAVILAVSIVYYALVYTVWLKPRTPQNIVIGGGAGAFPPMIGWVAVTGHITWMPVLLFLIIFMWTPPHFWALALFVKTDYAKVGIPMMPVVAGEKSTRRQIFAYSVLLLPLTLLPVFLPKDDGGPGWIYGVSAGVLSTLFLLLAIRVGFRNRRDEDDTMKPEKQLFAFSVLYLFALFAALVADRWAPIIGGYL; encoded by the coding sequence ATGAGCATCCCCCCTGTCAAAACCGGCGCCAAACCGGCCGTCCGTCAGCCTGCCGACTGGCGCGATTTCTTTGCCCTGACCAAACCGCGCGTGATGACGCTGGTGATCTTTACCGGCCTTTGCGGGTTGCTGGCGGCGCCGGGGCATATCAATCCGGTCATCGGATTTGCCACGATTTTGTGCATCGCGGTGGGTGCCGGCGGGGCCGCCGCACTCAACCAGTGGTGGGAGGCCGACATTGATGCGGGCATGAAGCGCACCGCCAAGCGGCCTTTGCCCGCCGGGCGGATGGACCGCGAATCGGCGCGCGATTTCGGCATGGCGCTCTCGGGCCTGTCGGTGCTGACCATGGGGCTGGCGGCGGGCTGGATCTGCGCGGTCATTCTCGCGGTGTCGATTGTCTATTATGCGCTGGTCTATACGGTCTGGCTGAAGCCTCGCACGCCGCAGAATATTGTTATCGGCGGCGGGGCGGGGGCTTTTCCGCCGATGATCGGCTGGGTGGCGGTGACGGGCCATATCACATGGATGCCGGTGCTGCTGTTCCTCATCATCTTCATGTGGACGCCACCGCACTTCTGGGCGCTGGCGCTGTTTGTGAAGACCGATTACGCCAAGGTCGGCATTCCGATGATGCCGGTGGTGGCGGGGGAGAAATCGACAAGGCGCCAGATCTTCGCCTATTCGGTGTTGCTGCTGCCGCTCACGCTGCTGCCGGTGTTTCTGCCCAAGGATGATGGCGGGCCGGGGTGGATTTACGGCGTGTCGGCGGGTGTGCTTTCCACGCTGTTCCTGTTGCTGGCGATCCGGGTGGGTTTCCGCAACCGGCGCGATGAGGATGACACCATGAAGCCGGAAAAGCAGCTCTTTGCTTTCTCGGTGCTTTATCTGTTCGCCCTGTTTGCCGCGCTGGTTGCGGATCGCTGGGCGCCGATCATCGGAGGATATTTGTGA
- a CDS encoding cytochrome c oxidase subunit 3: MASGKTHDYHILPPDLVPLTTTLGAFTFTTGMVFMMHPDTFGALGHIVPWAGLALLLAAMFTWFNKIVNEAHAGDHTPVVQLHQRYGMILFIASEVMFFVGWFWAFFDFSLFPSTLSKAIGGQWPPKELEAVLDAFDLPLLNTMILLLSGTTVTWAHHSLIHGNRDGLKKGLWLTIILGLLFSSLQAFEYAHAPFAFGKNTYGSAFYMATGFHGFHVIVGTIFLAVCLARTYRGDFTPRQHFGFEAAAWYWHFVDVVWLFLFVCIYIWGNWGFAVD; the protein is encoded by the coding sequence ATGGCCTCTGGCAAGACACATGACTACCATATCCTGCCGCCCGATCTGGTGCCCTTGACCACCACGCTCGGGGCTTTCACCTTTACCACCGGCATGGTGTTCATGATGCACCCCGATACGTTCGGGGCGCTGGGCCATATTGTGCCTTGGGCGGGGTTGGCGCTGTTGCTGGCGGCCATGTTCACCTGGTTCAACAAGATCGTGAACGAGGCCCATGCGGGCGACCATACGCCGGTGGTGCAGCTGCATCAGCGCTATGGCATGATCCTGTTCATCGCTTCGGAAGTCATGTTCTTCGTCGGCTGGTTCTGGGCCTTCTTCGATTTCTCGCTGTTCCCCTCGACCCTGTCGAAGGCCATCGGCGGACAATGGCCGCCCAAGGAATTGGAAGCGGTTCTCGATGCTTTCGACCTGCCGCTGCTCAATACCATGATCCTGCTGCTCTCGGGCACCACGGTGACCTGGGCGCATCACAGCCTGATCCATGGCAATCGCGACGGGCTGAAGAAGGGCCTGTGGTTGACCATCATTCTCGGCTTGTTGTTCAGTAGCCTTCAGGCGTTCGAATATGCCCATGCGCCCTTCGCCTTTGGCAAGAACACCTATGGTTCGGCCTTCTACATGGCGACCGGCTTCCACGGCTTCCATGTGATCGTCGGCACGATCTTCCTCGCGGTCTGCCTTGCGCGCACCTATCGCGGCGATTTTACTCCGCGCCAGCATTTCGGCTTTGAAGCCGCCGCCTGGTATTGGCACTTCGTTGACGTGGTGTGGCTGTTCCTCTTCGTGTGCATCTACATCTGGGGCAACTGGGGCTTTGCGGTTGACTGA
- a CDS encoding AI-2E family transporter: MAQPPRKTPTPRQRRAGPTDIRDPMVRNEAKKALVWLGVAGLMVLAVVLAQPLMVVFGGMVFGALLDGGARLLGRVLPIPRIWRVAIVLAAAVGFAIWFATYAGSQITLQAAALPEILMAQAQKGLHWAERHRLITLNRSTIQTFTEQAIAGAAQLPSVLGGLFGGMATLFLILVLGIYFAIDPQPYQRGLAWMLPRESRPFFEQMFTQMGHTMRRLLFGRLVGMVIEGLTIGLALSAYGVPMATLLGLITGVLAFLPNIGAPVSGLLMVMVGFSGGTSMGLYCIGVYIVVQGIDGNIVVPMVAKKTADLAPALVLAMQLMMGALFGILGLALADPMLAMLKVLLEKLAARGAMAHDGAEVTEQV, translated from the coding sequence ATGGCCCAACCGCCCCGCAAAACCCCCACCCCTCGCCAGCGCCGCGCCGGCCCGACCGACATTCGCGACCCGATGGTGCGCAATGAGGCGAAGAAGGCGCTGGTCTGGCTGGGCGTTGCCGGGCTGATGGTGCTGGCCGTGGTGCTGGCCCAGCCGCTGATGGTGGTGTTCGGCGGCATGGTGTTTGGCGCGCTGCTGGATGGCGGGGCGCGGCTGCTGGGCCGGGTGCTGCCGATCCCGCGCATTTGGCGGGTGGCCATCGTGCTGGCCGCGGCGGTGGGCTTTGCCATCTGGTTTGCCACCTATGCCGGGTCGCAAATCACGCTTCAGGCCGCCGCCTTGCCCGAAATCCTGATGGCGCAGGCGCAAAAGGGCCTGCATTGGGCCGAGCGCCACCGGCTGATCACGCTTAACCGCAGCACGATCCAGACCTTTACCGAACAGGCCATCGCGGGCGCCGCCCAATTGCCCAGCGTGCTGGGCGGGCTGTTTGGCGGCATGGCCACGCTTTTCCTGATCCTCGTGCTGGGCATCTATTTCGCCATCGATCCCCAGCCCTATCAGCGCGGCCTGGCATGGATGCTGCCGCGCGAAAGCCGCCCGTTTTTCGAACAGATGTTCACCCAGATGGGGCATACGATGCGCCGCCTGCTGTTCGGGCGGCTGGTGGGCATGGTGATCGAGGGTTTGACGATCGGCCTGGCGCTTTCGGCCTATGGCGTGCCGATGGCGACGCTATTGGGGCTGATTACCGGGGTCTTGGCGTTTCTGCCCAACATCGGTGCGCCGGTGTCGGGCCTGCTGATGGTGATGGTGGGCTTTTCGGGCGGCACGTCGATGGGGCTTTACTGCATCGGCGTCTATATCGTGGTTCAGGGGATCGACGGCAATATTGTCGTGCCCATGGTGGCCAAGAAAACCGCCGATCTGGCCCCGGCGCTGGTGCTGGCTATGCAGTTGATGATGGGGGCGCTGTTCGGCATTCTGGGCCTTGCGCTGGCCGATCCGATGCTGGCCATGCTCAAGGTGCTGCTGGAAAAGCTGGCGGCGCGGGGCGCGATGGCGCATGATGGAGCCGAAGTGACAGAGCAGGTATAG
- a CDS encoding DUF983 domain-containing protein produces the protein MTDHTPHSSPTMGQPGIVSAALFGLCPRCGAKGLFAGVAHFAPRCEKCGLDFGAFNVGDGPAAFLTFGVGALAAGVAAWLALDVDPPVWVYVAVLVPLVVLPTLYGLRVSKAALMAAEFQRRAAEAGAKDVDSR, from the coding sequence TTGACTGATCATACGCCGCATTCTTCACCAACCATGGGGCAGCCGGGGATCGTCTCGGCTGCCCTGTTTGGTTTGTGTCCGCGCTGCGGAGCCAAGGGACTGTTTGCCGGGGTTGCCCACTTCGCGCCGCGCTGTGAAAAATGCGGGCTGGATTTCGGCGCGTTCAATGTCGGCGATGGGCCGGCGGCGTTTCTGACCTTTGGGGTTGGCGCGCTGGCGGCGGGGGTGGCGGCATGGCTGGCGCTCGATGTGGATCCGCCGGTGTGGGTCTATGTGGCGGTGCTGGTGCCGCTGGTGGTGTTGCCAACGCTCTATGGGCTGCGCGTGTCCAAGGCCGCGCTGATGGCCGCCGAATTTCAGCGCCGCGCCGCCGAAGCGGGCGCAAAGGATGTCGATTCGCGATGA
- a CDS encoding pyridoxine 5'-phosphate synthase produces the protein MNALSPARLRLGVNIDHVATIRNARGGAHPDPVRAAQIVAAVGGDGITAHLREDRRHIRDEDLARIQASTNLPLNLEMAATDEMLEIALRHKPHAACIVPERREERTTEGGLDAAGQHNRLAPIVQRLRDAGIRVSLFIAPEVRQLDAAIRLGAPVVEFHTGEYAHAEGDQREVELKRLADMAALAARNGIEPHAGHGLTYDNVQPVAAIPQIAELNIGHYLIGEAVFVGLENAVRRMRELMDAARS, from the coding sequence ATGAACGCGCTGTCCCCTGCGCGCCTGCGCCTTGGTGTGAACATCGACCATGTGGCCACGATCCGCAACGCACGGGGCGGCGCCCATCCTGATCCTGTGCGCGCCGCGCAAATCGTGGCGGCCGTGGGCGGCGACGGCATCACCGCGCATCTGCGCGAGGATCGCCGCCATATCCGCGACGAGGATCTCGCCCGCATTCAGGCCTCGACCAATCTGCCGCTGAACCTGGAAATGGCGGCCACGGATGAGATGCTGGAGATCGCGCTGCGCCACAAACCGCACGCCGCCTGCATCGTGCCCGAGCGGCGCGAGGAGCGCACGACCGAGGGCGGATTGGACGCGGCGGGACAGCACAACCGCCTCGCCCCCATCGTTCAGCGTTTGCGCGATGCGGGCATCCGCGTCTCGCTTTTCATCGCGCCCGAAGTGCGTCAGTTGGACGCGGCCATCCGCCTTGGGGCGCCGGTGGTGGAATTTCACACGGGCGAATATGCCCATGCCGAGGGCGACCAGCGCGAAGTTGAACTCAAGCGCCTTGCCGATATGGCGGCCTTGGCCGCGCGCAACGGGATCGAGCCCCACGCGGGCCACGGCCTGACCTATGACAATGTCCAGCCGGTTGCCGCCATTCCCCAGATCGCCGAACTCAACATCGGCCATTATCTGATCGGCGAGGCGGTGTTCGTGGGCCTTGAAAATGCGGTGCGCCGGATGCGCGAACTGATGGACGCGGCGCGGAGCTAG
- the ctaD gene encoding cytochrome c oxidase subunit I, giving the protein MATIADDFQAHSDGHVHDHHDHDHKPSFFARWFMSTNHKDIGTLYLIFAITAGIIGGAISGIMRAELAQPGIQYLGFFADLLGTKNPSFDQQLHLWNVLITAHGLIMVFFMVMPAIIGGFGNWFVPIMIGAPDMAFPRMNNISFWLTVAGFASLLCSAFVPGGTGQGAGIGWTAYAPLSTSGSQGPAVDFAIFSLHLAGAGSIMGAINFITTIFNMRAPGMTLHKMPLFVWSVLVTAFLLLLALPVLAAAITMLLTDRNFHTTFFDAAGGGDPVLFQHLFWFFGHPEVYIMILPGFGIISQIVSTFSRKPVFGYLGMAYAMVAIGVVGFVVWAHHMYTTGLSEDVKMYFTTATMVIAVPTGIKIFSWIATMWGGSIRFASPMVWAIGFIFLFTVGGVTGVELANGGLDDNLQDTYYVVGHFHYVLSLGAVTSLFAGFYYWFPKMSGRWHSELLSYLHFAVFFVGVNMIFFPMHFLGMQGMPRRYPDFTPAYAYWNHIATIGYMVMAVSIGIWLLNIIYAFTMGKKAEGNYWGEGATTLEWTLSSPPPFHQFETLPVIKDEDHH; this is encoded by the coding sequence ATGGCTACCATCGCAGATGACTTTCAGGCCCATTCCGATGGGCATGTGCATGACCATCACGACCATGACCACAAGCCGAGCTTTTTCGCCCGCTGGTTCATGTCGACCAACCACAAGGATATCGGCACGCTCTATCTGATCTTTGCCATCACGGCGGGGATCATCGGCGGCGCGATCTCGGGCATCATGCGCGCCGAACTGGCGCAGCCGGGCATTCAGTATCTGGGCTTTTTCGCCGATCTGCTGGGCACGAAAAACCCCAGCTTTGACCAGCAGCTTCACCTGTGGAACGTGCTGATCACGGCGCATGGCCTGATCATGGTGTTCTTCATGGTCATGCCCGCGATCATCGGCGGCTTTGGCAACTGGTTCGTGCCGATCATGATCGGCGCGCCGGACATGGCCTTTCCGCGCATGAACAACATCTCGTTCTGGCTGACGGTGGCGGGTTTTGCCTCGCTGCTGTGCTCGGCCTTTGTGCCGGGCGGCACGGGTCAGGGTGCGGGCATCGGCTGGACGGCCTATGCGCCGCTCTCGACCTCGGGGTCGCAGGGGCCTGCGGTGGATTTCGCGATTTTCTCGCTGCACCTTGCCGGTGCCGGTTCGATCATGGGCGCGATCAATTTCATCACCACCATCTTCAACATGCGCGCGCCGGGCATGACCCTGCACAAGATGCCGCTGTTCGTGTGGTCGGTGCTGGTTACCGCATTCCTGCTGCTGCTCGCGCTGCCGGTGCTGGCCGCGGCCATCACGATGCTGCTGACCGACCGCAATTTCCACACCACCTTCTTTGATGCGGCGGGCGGCGGCGATCCGGTGCTGTTCCAGCATCTGTTCTGGTTCTTCGGCCACCCCGAAGTCTACATCATGATCCTGCCCGGTTTCGGCATCATCAGCCAGATCGTCAGCACCTTCAGCCGCAAGCCGGTGTTCGGCTATCTGGGCATGGCCTATGCGATGGTGGCGATCGGCGTGGTGGGCTTTGTCGTGTGGGCGCACCACATGTACACCACCGGCCTGTCCGAAGACGTGAAGATGTATTTCACCACCGCCACGATGGTCATCGCGGTGCCCACCGGCATCAAGATCTTCTCGTGGATCGCGACGATGTGGGGCGGTTCGATCCGCTTTGCCTCGCCCATGGTCTGGGCCATCGGCTTCATCTTCCTGTTCACCGTGGGCGGCGTTACGGGCGTTGAACTGGCCAATGGCGGCTTGGACGACAATCTTCAGGACACCTATTACGTGGTGGGCCATTTCCACTATGTGCTCTCGCTCGGCGCCGTTACCTCGCTGTTCGCCGGTTTCTATTACTGGTTCCCCAAGATGAGCGGGCGCTGGCACTCCGAACTGCTGTCCTATCTGCATTTCGCGGTGTTCTTTGTCGGCGTGAACATGATCTTCTTCCCCATGCATTTTCTGGGGATGCAGGGCATGCCGCGCCGCTATCCGGACTTCACGCCCGCCTATGCCTATTGGAATCATATCGCCACGATCGGCTATATGGTGATGGCGGTGTCGATCGGCATCTGGCTGCTCAACATCATCTATGCCTTCACCATGGGCAAAAAGGCCGAGGGCAATTACTGGGGCGAGGGCGCCACGACGCTGGAATGGACGCTGTCCAGCCCGCCGCCGTTCCACCAGTTTGAAACCCTGCCGGTGATCAAGGACGAGGATCACCATTAA
- the coxB gene encoding cytochrome c oxidase subunit II, which yields MLRLAFKTLPGVALIAAGAAHAAADRLAVAPGGYTPMKPTPGKGMPVDGGLTFQTQYSPTGLEALWMHDNIVMTVLIATTLFVLALLVWVMVRYNARANPVPSKTSHNTLLEVVWTGIPVLILLVVFVPSMKLLAHQFKTAPKEALTIKAIGNQWYWTYAYPDNGEFEVTSNMLSHEEAVKRGEPPQLAADNRMVVPVGEPIRLQTTGADVIHSFAVPSLWFKLDAVPGRINEKVLFVKEPGVYYGQCSELCGARHGYMPIVVEALPRPQYNAWVLTHAGAKIDGAPEAPAAAPTAAAAAEAASGSEVAAAASSGE from the coding sequence ATGTTGCGTCTTGCGTTTAAAACGTTGCCTGGGGTCGCGCTGATCGCGGCCGGGGCGGCGCATGCTGCTGCGGATCGCCTGGCCGTGGCGCCGGGCGGCTATACGCCGATGAAGCCTACGCCCGGCAAGGGCATGCCGGTTGACGGCGGGCTGACTTTCCAGACCCAATATTCCCCCACCGGGCTTGAGGCCTTGTGGATGCACGACAATATCGTGATGACCGTGCTGATCGCGACCACGCTGTTCGTGCTGGCGCTGCTGGTCTGGGTGATGGTGCGGTACAATGCCCGCGCCAATCCGGTGCCCAGCAAGACCAGCCACAACACGCTGCTCGAAGTGGTGTGGACCGGCATTCCGGTGCTGATCCTGCTGGTGGTCTTCGTGCCCTCGATGAAGCTGCTGGCCCATCAGTTCAAGACCGCGCCCAAGGAGGCGCTGACCATCAAGGCGATCGGCAACCAGTGGTACTGGACCTATGCCTATCCCGACAATGGCGAGTTTGAAGTCACCAGCAACATGCTGAGCCACGAAGAAGCGGTGAAGCGCGGCGAGCCGCCGCAGCTGGCCGCCGACAACCGCATGGTGGTGCCGGTGGGCGAGCCGATTCGCCTGCAGACCACGGGCGCGGATGTGATCCACTCGTTTGCGGTCCCCTCGCTGTGGTTCAAGCTGGACGCGGTGCCGGGGCGGATCAACGAGAAGGTGTTGTTCGTCAAGGAGCCGGGCGTTTATTATGGCCAGTGCAGCGAGCTTTGCGGCGCGCGCCATGGCTATATGCCAATCGTGGTCGAGGCGCTGCCGCGTCCCCAGTATAATGCCTGGGTTCTGACGCATGCGGGCGCCAAGATCGACGGCGCGCCCGAGGCTCCCGCTGCGGCCCCCACGGCCGCTGCCGCCGCCGAAGCCGCTTCGGGCAGTGAGGTGGCCGCCGCCGCCTCGTCCGGCGAATAA
- the acpS gene encoding holo-ACP synthase: protein MILGLGTDLVNIDRIEAALERHGGRFLARSFTPAEIALADSRPAMRAATLAKRWAAKEACAKALGTGIGRGFGLIDIEVLRDDLGAPSLRLHGGAAQRLAQITPPGHTSRLHLSLTDDLPWASATVIIESLPL, encoded by the coding sequence GTGATCCTCGGCCTTGGCACAGATCTGGTGAATATCGACCGTATCGAGGCCGCGCTCGAACGCCATGGCGGGCGCTTTCTGGCGCGCAGCTTTACGCCTGCCGAAATCGCTCTGGCCGATTCGCGCCCCGCGATGCGCGCCGCCACGCTGGCCAAGCGCTGGGCCGCCAAGGAGGCTTGCGCCAAAGCCTTGGGTACCGGCATCGGGCGCGGCTTTGGCCTGATCGACATCGAGGTGTTGCGCGATGATCTGGGCGCGCCTTCGCTGCGACTGCATGGCGGGGCGGCGCAGCGTTTGGCGCAGATCACCCCGCCGGGCCACACATCCCGCCTCCACCTTTCGCTCACCGATGATTTGCCATGGGCCAGCGCCACGGTCATCATCGAAAGCCTGCCACTTTGA
- the lepB gene encoding signal peptidase I, whose product MSASSDTKTNDAAKQPINWWAEVRGLGGMLLAVLAFHSFIAKPFYIPSASMLPGLWVGDHLVVSKYPYGWNWASPSFHILPRGSWRIWPGTPEYGDVVIVVPRDRPGDDYIKRVVARPGDRIALRHGQIILNGRPVPQAVEPPAEIPLDAIRGDEDPYPCEGPGFIGLKERKPSGQEVCSIPAWRETLPNGATYTILDHMEQPFDDMDEIRVPEGHVFVMGDNRDHSADSRVPLEERGLGGPVPLSDVGGRAEFITHSFNGTAGWNPLSWFNGLRSGRAGTSLRPPLTAKPK is encoded by the coding sequence ATGTCCGCCTCCAGCGATACCAAGACCAATGACGCCGCCAAGCAGCCCATCAACTGGTGGGCCGAGGTGCGCGGGCTGGGTGGGATGTTGCTGGCGGTGCTGGCGTTTCATTCGTTTATTGCCAAGCCTTTCTACATTCCCTCGGCCTCGATGCTGCCGGGCCTGTGGGTGGGCGATCATCTGGTGGTGTCGAAATATCCCTATGGCTGGAACTGGGCCTCGCCCAGCTTTCACATCCTGCCGCGCGGCTCCTGGCGCATCTGGCCCGGCACGCCCGAATATGGCGATGTGGTGATCGTGGTCCCGCGCGACCGGCCGGGCGATGATTATATCAAGCGCGTCGTGGCCCGCCCCGGCGACCGCATCGCGCTGCGCCATGGCCAGATCATCCTCAATGGCCGCCCGGTGCCTCAAGCGGTTGAGCCGCCCGCCGAAATCCCGCTCGATGCGATCCGGGGCGATGAAGATCCCTACCCCTGCGAAGGCCCCGGCTTCATTGGCCTCAAGGAACGCAAGCCCTCGGGTCAGGAAGTCTGCTCGATCCCGGCATGGCGCGAAACCTTGCCCAATGGCGCGACCTATACGATCCTTGATCATATGGAGCAGCCCTTTGACGACATGGACGAGATTCGCGTGCCCGAAGGCCACGTCTTTGTCATGGGCGACAATCGCGACCATTCCGCCGACAGCCGCGTGCCGCTGGAGGAGCGCGGCCTTGGCGGGCCGGTGCCTTTGTCGGACGTGGGCGGGCGCGCCGAATTCATCACCCATTCGTTTAACGGCACGGCGGGCTGGAACCCGCTGAGCTGGTTCAACGGCCTTCGTTCGGGCCGGGCGGGCACCTCGCTGCGCCCGCCTCTGACCGCCAAGCCCAAGTAA
- the pyrE gene encoding orotate phosphoribosyltransferase, whose product MTEEEVLAEFRASHALLEGHFLLSSGRHSAHYLQCARVLMNPERASRLAIAIAQKLPRDLRKEIQKVISPAMGGLIIGHEMGRALGVDAMFVERPTGTFELRRGFSIEPGDKVLMVEDVVTTGLSSREAIKAIEDAGGKVIAAAALIDRSAGKVDLGVPFYPLIALNFPTYAPDEVPAALAATPAVKPGSRAKP is encoded by the coding sequence ATGACCGAAGAAGAGGTGCTGGCCGAATTCCGCGCCAGCCATGCCCTGCTCGAAGGGCATTTCCTGCTCTCCTCTGGCCGCCACAGCGCGCATTATCTGCAATGCGCCCGCGTGCTGATGAACCCGGAACGGGCCAGCCGTCTGGCCATTGCCATCGCGCAGAAATTGCCGCGCGATTTGCGCAAGGAAATCCAGAAAGTCATCAGCCCCGCCATGGGCGGCTTGATCATCGGCCATGAAATGGGCCGCGCGCTGGGCGTGGACGCGATGTTTGTCGAACGCCCCACCGGCACGTTCGAGCTGCGCCGCGGCTTTTCCATTGAACCAGGCGACAAGGTGCTGATGGTCGAGGACGTGGTGACGACCGGCCTGTCGAGCCGCGAGGCCATCAAGGCCATCGAGGATGCGGGCGGCAAGGTGATCGCGGCGGCGGCCCTGATCGACCGCAGCGCGGGCAAGGTGGATCTGGGCGTGCCCTTCTATCCGCTCATCGCGCTGAATTTCCCGACCTATGCGCCGGACGAAGTGCCCGCCGCTCTGGCCGCCACGCCTGCGGTCAAGCCCGGCAGCCGGGCCAAGCCGTGA
- a CDS encoding SURF1 family cytochrome oxidase biogenesis protein, with the protein MNWRKLPVIPTLLVLAAAGYMVHLGFWQLDRLAQKEAKIARFSAAQSDRSPVSIGEVWRYKASDARDFHRTQFWCQQVLQISAQSGRNAAGQAGWAHIARCLTAPVDTQGFRPTEAPKGVLADVVLGWSNKPDPVVWSGGQVRGTVVPGGEFAHHVVADPALAGLAENARPDPRDLPNNHLSYAVQWFLFALTALVIYVVAVRKRVLGEDEKD; encoded by the coding sequence ATGAACTGGCGCAAGTTGCCCGTGATTCCCACGCTGCTGGTCCTGGCGGCGGCGGGCTATATGGTCCACCTCGGCTTCTGGCAGTTGGACCGACTGGCGCAGAAAGAGGCCAAGATTGCGCGCTTTTCCGCAGCGCAGAGCGACCGCAGCCCAGTTTCGATCGGCGAGGTGTGGCGGTATAAAGCATCGGATGCGCGCGATTTCCACCGCACCCAGTTCTGGTGCCAGCAGGTGTTGCAGATCTCGGCCCAATCGGGGCGCAATGCGGCGGGTCAGGCGGGCTGGGCGCATATCGCGCGCTGCCTGACCGCGCCGGTTGATACGCAGGGGTTCCGCCCGACCGAGGCGCCCAAAGGGGTGTTGGCCGATGTCGTGCTGGGGTGGAGCAATAAGCCTGACCCGGTGGTATGGAGCGGCGGGCAGGTGCGCGGGACGGTCGTGCCGGGGGGCGAATTTGCCCATCATGTCGTGGCCGATCCGGCGCTGGCGGGGCTGGCGGAGAATGCACGGCCTGATCCGCGTGATCTGCCCAATAACCATCTGTCCTATGCGGTGCAGTGGTTCCTGTTCGCGCTGACCGCTTTGGTGATTTATGTGGTGGCGGTGAGGAAGAGGGTTTTGGGGGAAGATGAAAAGGATTGA